The Oncorhynchus mykiss isolate Arlee chromosome 28, USDA_OmykA_1.1, whole genome shotgun sequence genome includes a window with the following:
- the si:ch211-13f8.1 gene encoding uncharacterized protein si:ch211-13f8.1: MEEEEVHITQTLAPASSLPRSRVSDDWGLILSLVPKPSTLSPSSPSLSPPPLPPPGSAVYSLQSKVNNLSQRTGGKERKRERVREDNMASELQVEGPVSFQALPKQKGRSRGEVPPPVPFRHFDQRRRSSSSEDEVEEEVVARVQLHTDPTEPQNEKESWGAMGKGAEKGERGGPAGSVPGQPRGLGEGASLESLENIQSDSTSATKEDPPPSSKPAPASSSTSSNSSHRHWAPPKGFWRVARPETLVLNRVSTQSTVGTQTTMPILSSFVRLKDEPPANATLSGPQSKSRLASVDSVDEDRDESEGCWNMLRSDSLDCYLERCDKKEAKEPMDPVGGLWRAESWESVCSQEGTLSLGDTVEANQRARGRSVNRRRNTKRGEEKGGVDIPYLCVDQIDKRDVSPDASASWNNEWDLTIPQQELLELPGSNFNTEELPLSPRHEQAMLLLERARLKARFNHAKGERPQTRRSHSAQRYNPKRQQSGIDSALVQKAVAVKPKEELTAPPSSGPLLVPQSRDLSPGGHNRRYGNSPTRVRFEDESEKEAESRYLDRVRERGRATGQKSKGTLEKKAESSISITGLTPGLEDVGFTNAASTQVTEVVVVLRKCEACGSILRDPPVPEPETQSGNAEENQGRKVSRYGPPAQSDGIPQPDQPSSIHPKAAGVTFGEVLILGEDKEGGAGGGVGERSSGFGKLRRRSRKGESRLKRVGSGHGPYGASWAHRRNSNPRNRVNVCRRAVTFALGSPVALDRPLVGASGNSNPKDSDAPTPPLPIKSALKSGCKSRASGQRVVKLLPSVQYHLINLDEGAGGSPQHDLITTEHHGEGPISAPSGSPPNAALVPCIRPSSLRYSPARITPDLPPAELWETAADGAGLALSGDVCRDLLVTLPECRPALRCLGVSRAEDLRAELLRAEHLKAEAQWEDGQEGARRSMAERDGRPKLSLRRFFSSIGLHSVGRLVKGGRSSSMEQLSISAPRASSTSPSPTHSPHTNTRLQRTPSLQALHTVSPLAQLRKASSVQSLERRVERSTILGEVSVPNSLAPRMIQRALSVEDVLAPRVVRPMGPMGRVVQAFPDGTLWLELTRPPNGPFGFVISRGKGRPVTGVYVEQVGDGTEEGLYSGLLGVGDEILEVNGETVAGLTLDLVTRLMTRDSTASIRVLPHRRNHR, encoded by the exons atggaggaggaagaggtccaTATCACACAAACATTGGCTCCTGCCAGCTCTCTGCCTCGGTCAAGAGTCTCTGATGACTGGGGCCTCATCCTGAGTCTTGTCCCCAAGCCCagcacactctctccctcctctccctcgctttcccctccacccctccctcctccaggcTCTGCCGTCTATTCCCTGCAGTCCAAGGTGAATAATCTCTCCCAGAGAACcggaggaaaagagagaaagagggagagggtgagggaggacaATATGGCCTCAGAGCTCCAGGTAGAGGGACCTGTCTCATTCCAGGCCCTGCCCAAGCAGAAGGGCCGCAGCAGGGGGGAGGTGCCACCGCCTGTGCCCTTCCGGCACTTTGACCAGAGGAGGAGGTCCAGCAGTAGTGAAGacgaggtagaggaagaggtggTGGCCAGGGTACAGCTCCACACCGACCCGACTGAACCACAGAATGAGAAGGAGAGCTGGGGTGCCATGGGGAAGGGGgcggagaagggggagaggggaggcccCGCTGGGAGTGTGCCGGGGCAGCCTCGCGGTTTGGGGGAGGGGGCCAGCTTGGAGAGCTTGGAGAACATCCAGTCAGACAGCACCAGCGCAACCAAGGAGGACCCCCCTCCTTCTTCAAAGCCCGCTCCTgcatcctcctccacctcttctaacTCCTCTCACAGACACTGGGCACCTCCTAAAGGATTTTGGAGGGTAGCACGCCCAGAGACTCTGGTTCTGAATAGGGTGAGCACTCAGTCTACTGTGGGCACTCAGACTACAATGCCCATACTCTCGTCTTTTGTACGTTTGAAGGATGAACCCCCTGCGAATGCCACCCTCTCAGGGCCCCAGAGTAAGTCAAGACTGGCTTCTGTGGATTCTGTAGACGAGGACAGGGACGAGAGTGAAGGGTGTTGGAACATGCTGCGTTCGGACAGCCTGGACTGCTACCTGGAGAGGTGTGATAAGAAAGAAGCGAAGGAGCCTATGGATCCCGTGGGGGGGCTGTGGAGGGCGGAGAGCTGGGAAAGTGTGTGCTCGCAGGAAGGGACGCTTTCGCTGGGGGATACAGTGGAGGCCAACCAGAGAGCAAGAGGGCGGTCAGTGAACAGACGAAGGAAcaccaagagaggagaggagaaaggcggCGTGGACATCCCATACCTCTGTGTTGACCAGATAGACAAGAGAGATG TGTCTCCAGATGCATCTGCCTCCTGGAACAATGAGTGGGATTTAACCATTCCACAACAGGAGCTGCTTGAACTTCCCGG CTCAAACTTCAACACTGAGGAACTTCCTCTGAGCCCCAGACATGAGCAGGCCATGCTCCTGCTGGAGAGGGCTCGGTTAAAAGCCCGCTTCAATCACGCCAAAGGGGAACGCCCTCAAACCCGCCGCTCCCATTCTGCCCAGAGATACAACCC CAAGAGGCAGCAGTCTGGGATTGATTCAGCACTGGTCCAAAAGGCTGTGGCTGTTAAACCCAAGGAAGAGCTGACAGCCCCTCCCTCATCAGGTCCACTCCTGGTCCCACAAAGCAGAGACCTCTCCCCTGGGGGGCACAATCGTCGGTATGGTAACTCACCCACAAGGGTGCGGTTTGAGGATGAATCAGAGAAGGAGGCAGAGTCTCGCTACCTGGATCGGGTGAGGGAGCGTGGGCGGGCCACGGGACAGAAATCCAAGGGCACTCTGGAAAAGAAGGCGGAGTCTAGCATAAGCATTACAGGCCTTACTCCAGGACTGGAGGATGTTGGTTTCACGAACGCTGCATCTACCCAGGTAACAGAGGTAGTGGTGGTGTTGAGGAAATGTGAGGCTTGTGGATCCATTCTTAGGGATCCTCCAGTGCCCGAACCAGAGACTCAGTCCGGCAATGCGGAGGAGAATCAAGGCAGGAAGGTCTCTCGCTATGGCCCCCCAGCCCAATCAGACGGGATCCCCCAACCAGATCAGCCCAGCAGCATCCACCCCAAAGCGGCTGGGGTCACCTTCGGTGAGGTCCTGATTCTGGGAGAGGATAAAGAGGGCGGGGCCGGgggtggagtgggggagaggtCCTCCGGTTTTGGGAAGTTGAGGAGGCGcagcaggaagggagagagccGGCTGAAACGGGTCGGCTCGGGACATGGCCCCTATGGTGCCTCGTGGGCCCACCGTCGAAACTCCAACCCCAGAAACAGGGTCAACGTGTGCAGGCGAGCCGTCACCTTTGCTCTAGGCAGTCCTGTAGCTCTGGACCGCCCTCTGGTGGGAGCCTCCGGAAACAGCAACCCCAAGGATAGTGACGCCCCCACCCCGCCACTGCCCATTAAGTCAGCTCTGAAGTCAGGCTGCAAGAGCAGGGCGAGTGGGCAGCGTGTGGTAAAGCTCCTGCCCTCGGTTCAGTATCACCTCATCAACCTGGATGAGGGGGCAGGGGGAAGCCCACAGCATGACCTCATCACCACAGAGCATCATGGGGAGGGTCCTATCTCTGCCCCCTCAGGGTCTCCCCCTAACGCCGCCTTAGTCCCCTGCATCCGACCATCGTCCCTCAGGTACTCCCCTGCAAGGATCACCCCTGACCTCCCCCCTGCGGAACTCTGGGAAACTGCTGCAGATGGAGCTG GTCTGGCGCTGAGCGGAGACGTGTGTCGAGATCTGCTGGTGACTCTTCCAGAGTGCCGCCCTGCGCTGCGCTGCTTGGGCGTGTCCCGAGCAGAGGACCTGAGGGCAGAGTTATTGAGAGCGGAGCACCTGAAGGCAGAGGCTCAGTGGGAGGATGGCCAAGAGGGGGCTCG GAGGTCTATGGCAGAGCGAGACGGCAGACCCAAGCTATCTCTGCGACGGTTCTTCTCCTCCATCGGGCTGCACAGTGTGGGCAGGCTGGTGAAGGGAGGGCGCTCCAGCAGCATGGAACAGCTCAGCATCTCAGCGCCGCGGGCCAGCTCCACCTCACCCAGCCCCACCCACAGCCCTCACACCAACACCCGCCTGCAGAGGACCCCCTCACTACAGGCCCTGCACACA GTGTCCCCACTGGCCCAGCTTCGGAAAGCCTCCTCTGTGCAGAgtctggagaggagagtggagcgTTCTACCATTCTGGGAGAGGTGTCTGTGCCTAACAGCCTGGCACCCAG GATGATCCAGAGAGCCCTGAGCGTGGAAGATGTGTTAGCCCCTCGGGTGGTGCGTCCCATGGGTCCAATGGGTAGGGTCGTCCAGGCCTTCCCTGATGGGACCCTCTGGTTGGAGCTCACCAGACCCCCTAACGGCCCTTTTGGGTTCGTCATCTCACGAGGCAAAGGTCGACCGGTCACAG